A section of the Metabacillus endolithicus genome encodes:
- the hemH gene encoding ferrochelatase, producing the protein MSKKKMGLLVMAYGTPYKEEDIERYYTHIRHGRKPAPEMLQDLKDRYEAIGGISPLAKITLEQAEKLEQHLNSIQDEIEFKMYLGLKHIEPFVEDAVKQMHEDGITEAVSIVLAPHFSTFSVKSYNGRAKEEAEKLGGLTITSVESWYKEPKFISYWADQLKETYSGMTEEERNSSVLVVSAHSLPEKIIANGDPYPHQLQETADLIAEAAGIKKYVTGWQSAGNTPEPWLGPDVQDLTRDLYEEGYRTFVYIPVGFVADHLEVLYDNDYECKVITDELGASYYRPEMPNAKPEFIDCLSTVVLKHLNESN; encoded by the coding sequence ATGAGTAAGAAAAAAATGGGATTACTAGTCATGGCGTATGGTACGCCTTATAAAGAGGAAGACATTGAGCGCTACTATACTCATATCCGTCATGGTCGTAAGCCGGCTCCTGAGATGCTACAGGATTTAAAGGATCGTTATGAAGCAATCGGTGGAATTTCTCCATTAGCTAAAATTACATTAGAGCAAGCGGAAAAGCTTGAACAACATCTAAATAGCATACAAGATGAAATTGAATTTAAAATGTACCTTGGCTTAAAGCATATCGAGCCATTCGTTGAGGACGCTGTAAAACAAATGCATGAGGATGGAATTACAGAAGCTGTGAGTATTGTATTAGCACCTCACTTCTCAACATTTAGTGTAAAGTCCTATAATGGACGAGCTAAGGAAGAGGCTGAGAAGCTTGGTGGATTAACCATTACATCAGTTGAAAGCTGGTATAAAGAGCCTAAATTTATCAGCTATTGGGCAGATCAACTTAAAGAAACATACAGCGGCATGACTGAAGAAGAAAGAAACTCTTCTGTTCTTGTCGTTTCTGCACACAGTCTTCCAGAAAAGATTATCGCAAATGGAGATCCATATCCACACCAGCTTCAAGAAACAGCTGATTTAATTGCAGAAGCTGCTGGTATTAAAAAATACGTAACAGGCTGGCAGAGTGCTGGTAACACTCCAGAGCCTTGGTTAGGGCCAGATGTTCAAGATCTTACTAGAGATTTATACGAAGAAGGCTACAGAACTTTTGTTTATATACCAGTAGGGTTTGTAGCTGACCATCTCGAAGTTCTTTATGATAATGACTATGAGTGTAAAGTAATCACAGACGAACTTGGTGCAAGTTACTACCGCCCTGAAATGCCAAACGCAAAACCAGAATTTATTGATTGTTTATCAACAGTTGTACTAAAGCATTTAAACGAATCAAACTAA
- a CDS encoding YhgE/Pip family protein has product MSLIKAEWKALLKNRKVLIAVIGVLFIPLMYSGGYLSAFWDPYGQLDQLPVAVVNQDEGAIFEGEPLDVGNELIETLKEDSTFNWHYVEKDEAEKGLKNHDYYMIIEIPKNFSENATTLLGDRPQILELSFKTNKGYNFISGQIGESAVEKIKEEVSHSLTKTYAEGLFENIELMADGISEANDGSQDINNGVSELKEGSNTLNDNLKQLVTKSVTFKEGLNEAEKGTVKLADGMTEVEKGLTAMLQGQNDLYNGSVETESGTNQLVTGLKSSLEGIQKLERSLPDLTTGTEQLHTSAPELVTGTKQLAEGSLKASEGAVHLSENLSGVTNKVNEMVTKLEGTSIPEEQKAELMALAEALNSINNGQQQLATNLTELTAGAENLHEKVVDLPEKSTQLYEGTVAVQEAIDQIGTGQEKLYNGALQVNEGQSQITSGLATFGEKINQMKIGVTRLTNGGVKLEGGIHELAQGAVALEDGSVQLADGSTKMDSGLTELSDGTNELSSKLAEATDDTKDVKGTKDQYDMIAEPVQLSKEEINKVSNYGTGLAPYFLSLALFVGTLLFTVVFPLRKPAGEPSSGMSWFISKFSILFVVSILQAVLADILLLYGLGLEVKNIGLFFLFSILTSLTFMAIVQFFVTTMADPGRFIAIIILILQLTTSAGTFPLELLPDVFQMIHHWLPMTYSVAGLRAIISTGDFTEMWYQAYVLIGFFAMFMIGTIIYFSIKVKKSNVQENVGIIEG; this is encoded by the coding sequence GTGTCTTTAATAAAAGCAGAATGGAAAGCACTATTAAAAAATAGAAAAGTTTTGATTGCGGTTATTGGGGTATTGTTTATACCGTTAATGTACAGCGGTGGGTATCTTAGCGCATTTTGGGATCCTTATGGACAGCTGGATCAATTACCTGTTGCAGTTGTTAATCAAGATGAAGGGGCAATATTTGAAGGTGAGCCTTTAGATGTTGGTAACGAGTTAATTGAAACGCTAAAGGAAGACTCTACATTTAATTGGCATTACGTAGAGAAAGATGAAGCTGAAAAAGGTTTAAAAAATCATGATTATTATATGATTATCGAAATACCTAAAAACTTTTCAGAAAATGCTACAACATTATTAGGTGATCGTCCGCAAATTCTTGAGTTATCTTTTAAAACAAATAAAGGATATAACTTTATTTCAGGTCAAATAGGTGAGAGTGCAGTTGAGAAAATAAAAGAAGAGGTTTCCCATTCATTAACAAAAACATATGCAGAAGGGTTATTTGAAAATATCGAGCTTATGGCTGATGGAATTAGTGAGGCAAATGATGGTTCTCAAGATATCAATAATGGTGTAAGTGAACTGAAGGAAGGCTCCAACACGCTAAATGATAACCTTAAGCAATTAGTTACCAAATCAGTTACGTTTAAAGAGGGACTTAATGAAGCTGAAAAAGGTACAGTGAAATTAGCAGATGGAATGACTGAAGTTGAAAAAGGCTTAACTGCCATGCTTCAAGGGCAAAACGATCTTTATAATGGCTCTGTTGAAACTGAAAGTGGAACAAATCAACTAGTTACAGGTTTAAAAAGCTCCTTAGAAGGAATTCAAAAACTCGAGAGATCCTTACCGGATTTAACAACTGGAACTGAACAGTTACACACATCAGCTCCGGAGCTGGTTACAGGAACGAAGCAATTGGCAGAAGGAAGTCTCAAAGCTAGTGAAGGAGCTGTTCATTTATCTGAAAATCTCTCTGGTGTAACCAACAAAGTGAATGAAATGGTAACAAAGCTTGAAGGGACATCTATACCTGAGGAGCAAAAGGCAGAATTAATGGCTTTAGCTGAAGCATTAAATAGTATTAATAATGGTCAGCAGCAACTTGCAACTAATTTAACCGAATTAACAGCAGGTGCTGAAAATTTACACGAAAAAGTGGTGGACTTACCGGAAAAAAGTACTCAGCTTTATGAAGGTACTGTTGCTGTTCAAGAGGCGATTGATCAGATTGGTACCGGGCAAGAAAAGCTTTATAACGGTGCCCTTCAAGTTAATGAAGGCCAATCGCAAATTACGTCAGGCTTAGCTACATTTGGCGAAAAAATCAATCAAATGAAAATAGGAGTAACTAGATTAACAAATGGTGGCGTGAAGCTTGAAGGTGGTATCCATGAATTAGCACAAGGTGCGGTGGCTTTAGAAGATGGATCTGTTCAACTTGCAGATGGATCTACTAAAATGGACAGTGGATTAACAGAGTTATCAGATGGTACAAATGAGCTCTCATCGAAACTAGCTGAAGCAACAGATGATACAAAAGATGTGAAAGGAACAAAAGACCAATATGACATGATAGCAGAGCCAGTTCAATTGTCTAAAGAAGAAATAAATAAAGTATCAAATTACGGCACAGGACTTGCTCCATACTTTCTTTCCTTAGCGTTATTTGTAGGAACACTTTTATTTACGGTTGTTTTTCCATTACGAAAACCAGCTGGGGAACCAAGCTCAGGAATGTCATGGTTTATTAGTAAATTTAGTATTTTGTTCGTTGTTTCGATCTTACAGGCAGTTTTAGCTGATATCCTCCTTTTATATGGATTGGGCTTGGAAGTGAAGAATATTGGCTTGTTTTTCTTATTTAGTATTTTAACGAGTTTAACATTTATGGCTATTGTGCAATTTTTTGTAACAACAATGGCTGATCCAGGGCGATTTATCGCAATCATTATTTTAATTCTGCAGTTAACTACTAGTGCAGGAACCTTTCCGCTTGAATTACTTCCTGATGTTTTTCAAATGATTCATCATTGGTTACCGATGACATACTCAGTGGCAGGGTTAAGAGCTATTATTTCCACTGGAGATTTTACTGAAATGTGGTATCAAGCTTATGTATTGATTGGCTTTTTTGCAATGTTTATGATCGGGACGATCATTTATTTTTCAATAAAGGTAAAAAAGTCCAATGTGCAAGAAAACGTAGGTATAATAGAAGGGTAA
- a CDS encoding antibiotic biosynthesis monooxygenase family protein, translating into MKLYITYGTVDYLAKLEKSHADHTLLLMANQDTGVLFHESDGETIFKEPKTYEVLDSTGNIKNGSFAVLNNIPVSDEGRPLFEKRFSERARMIENEPGFSAIRVLRPKSSDTYIILTLWESEKHFKDWQNSKAYEHAHKKRGSEEGIDRQSIFPRPSYVTTYSIVNNDE; encoded by the coding sequence TTGAAGCTATACATCACATATGGCACTGTTGATTATTTAGCAAAATTAGAAAAAAGCCACGCCGACCATACCCTTCTACTCATGGCTAACCAGGACACTGGAGTACTTTTTCACGAATCAGATGGCGAAACGATTTTTAAGGAACCAAAAACTTATGAGGTATTAGATTCAACTGGTAACATTAAAAATGGTTCATTTGCTGTTTTAAACAATATTCCTGTCTCAGATGAAGGAAGGCCACTATTTGAAAAACGGTTCAGTGAAAGAGCCCGGATGATCGAAAACGAGCCAGGCTTCTCTGCTATCCGTGTGTTGCGACCAAAAAGCAGTGATACTTATATTATCTTAACATTATGGGAAAGTGAGAAACACTTTAAGGATTGGCAGAACTCCAAAGCATACGAGCACGCACATAAAAAAAGAGGTTCAGAAGAAGGAATTGACCGACAATCCATTTTCCCACGCCCTTCATATGTAACGACTTATTCAATTGTTAATAACGACGAATAA
- a CDS encoding TetR/AcrR family transcriptional regulator, which produces MSIDRKQQIVEAATKAFTQFGYKGTTMDLVSKLANVGKGTIYTFYTNKEELFSEIIDRLLLDMRTAADAAFDTNQPFVDRVHLALYSILEFRKTHQLTIKIFQESQELGTPTVNAGVQKVEEMVLLYIKQKMIDAIENQDIKNCDPELTAFIILKLYVSLIFDWEKHHQPLEKEKIAEIFEVYLLKGLSL; this is translated from the coding sequence ATGAGCATAGATAGGAAGCAGCAAATAGTAGAAGCCGCCACAAAAGCATTCACGCAATTTGGCTATAAAGGAACAACGATGGATTTGGTATCAAAGCTAGCGAATGTTGGTAAAGGAACAATTTATACTTTTTATACAAACAAAGAAGAATTGTTTTCAGAAATTATTGATCGATTATTGCTAGATATGAGGACTGCTGCTGATGCGGCATTTGATACAAATCAACCTTTTGTTGATCGTGTGCACTTAGCGTTATATAGTATTCTTGAATTCAGAAAAACTCATCAATTAACAATAAAAATCTTTCAAGAGAGTCAAGAACTAGGCACACCAACGGTAAATGCGGGTGTTCAAAAGGTAGAAGAAATGGTCTTACTTTATATTAAACAAAAAATGATTGATGCAATAGAAAACCAAGATATCAAAAATTGTGATCCTGAGCTTACTGCGTTTATTATTTTAAAATTATATGTTTCACTTATTTTTGATTGGGAAAAACATCATCAACCCCTTGAGAAAGAAAAGATTGCTGAAATTTTTGAGGTTTATTTACTTAAAGGATTGTCACTGTGA
- the hemE gene encoding uroporphyrinogen decarboxylase, translated as MAEKKINDTFLKACRGEKTDYVPVWYMRQAGRSQPEYRAIKEKYSLFEITHQPELCAYVTRLPVEQYDVDAAILYKDIMTPLPAIGVNVEIKSGIGPVIDDPIRSMRDIEKLGEIDPESDVPYVLDTIKLLTEEQLTVPLIGFTGAPFTLASYMIEGGPSRNYNKTKAFMYSEPHAWFALMDKLAEMSITYVKAQIRAGAKAIQVFDSWVGALNVADYRTFIKPTMERIFSELKDENVPLIMFGVGASHLAKEWHDLPLDVVGLDWRLPVSEARSMGLTKTLQGNLDPAILLSPWEVIEERAKAILDQGMQQDGYIFNLGHGVFPQVNPESLKKLTSFVHDYSKKAKVSN; from the coding sequence ATGGCTGAAAAAAAGATCAATGATACGTTTCTAAAAGCGTGTCGTGGAGAAAAAACGGACTATGTTCCAGTTTGGTATATGAGGCAGGCAGGGAGATCACAACCTGAATACCGGGCAATTAAGGAAAAATACAGCCTGTTTGAGATTACGCATCAACCGGAACTTTGTGCTTATGTAACGAGATTACCGGTAGAACAGTACGATGTTGATGCTGCCATTCTATATAAAGACATCATGACTCCACTTCCAGCTATAGGAGTAAATGTTGAAATTAAATCAGGAATTGGTCCTGTTATTGATGACCCGATCCGATCAATGAGAGATATCGAGAAATTGGGAGAAATAGATCCGGAAAGCGATGTTCCTTATGTATTGGATACTATTAAATTGCTTACTGAAGAGCAATTAACTGTTCCGCTTATCGGATTTACCGGAGCTCCTTTTACCCTAGCTAGTTATATGATCGAAGGTGGCCCATCTCGAAATTACAATAAAACAAAAGCATTTATGTACTCAGAGCCGCATGCATGGTTTGCATTAATGGATAAACTAGCTGAAATGAGTATTACATATGTAAAAGCACAAATTCGCGCGGGTGCTAAAGCTATTCAAGTTTTTGATTCATGGGTAGGGGCTTTAAATGTTGCAGATTATCGTACATTTATTAAGCCTACGATGGAGAGAATTTTCAGTGAGCTTAAGGATGAGAATGTACCTCTTATCATGTTCGGTGTTGGAGCTAGCCACCTTGCTAAAGAATGGCATGATCTGCCACTTGATGTAGTTGGCCTTGACTGGAGATTACCTGTTTCTGAGGCACGTTCCATGGGATTGACAAAAACTTTACAAGGAAACCTTGATCCAGCAATCTTACTTTCTCCGTGGGAAGTAATTGAAGAAAGAGCAAAAGCTATTTTAGATCAGGGAATGCAGCAAGACGGGTATATTTTCAATCTAGGTCATGGTGTTTTTCCGCAGGTAAATCCAGAGTCACTAAAAAAATTAACTTCTTTTGTGCATGATTATTCCAAAAAGGCAAAGGTAAGCAACTAA